GAAGCGGACGCGGTCATCACGGCGCAGATCCGGCGCTACAACGATGAGGCGGTCAACTTCGACGCCGTCGGCGGTGTCGGCGCGGACGTCTTCCAGCGCCGCGTGACCGTCAGCGTCTCCGTGGAGATCCTGGATGTGGCCGAGAACCTCATCATCTGGGGAAATCAGAGTCTGACGGGCACGGGGGAGTACGAACCCGGAAACGAAACCGAAGACCAGGCCCTGATCGTCGCCCTCGAGAATCTCGTCCAGCAGATCGTCGACGGGGCGCAATCGCAGTGGTAGACTGACCGGCGTCGACCGCCGGGGCCGATCGCGCGGGAAGCTCTCGCGCCCACGCGATGCGTTCGCCATTCTGTGGTCGATTCGTTCACACGGGCCGACAACCTTAACTCAACGTCCGGGCGCCAACATGCCGCAAGCCGCTCGACCCGCCACGCGGAACCTGTGACGTACGCCGCCGGTCTCGTCGCCATCCTGGCGGGCGTCTGGCTCCTCCTGTCGGGGTACTTCGACAAGCCGCTGCTACTGGGCCTCGGCGCCGTGTCGGTCGCGCTCGTCGTCTTCATCTCGCTCCGCATGCGGATCGTCGACGACGAGGGTCTGCCGGTCCAGCTGCCGGCGGGGCTCGTCCGCTACCTGCCCTGGCTCGTCATCGAGATCGTGAAAGCGAACGTCGATGTGGCCCTGCGCATCATCAGGCCGGATCTGCCGATCCGTCCGCGCGTGATCCGCGTGCGGGCGGGACAGCGAACGGACGTCGGCCGGGTCATATACGCGAACTCCATCACGCTCACTCCCGGCACCGTGACGATCGACACGGAGGGCGACCACATCACGATCCACGCCCTGACGGAGGAGGCGGCTGCAGGCGTCCTCTCCGGGGAGATGGACCGGCGGGTCACACGGGTCGAGGGACACGGATGATCCTCGCCGCCGCGGTCGCCGCGATCATCGTCACGATGGGACTCGCCCTCGTGCGGGCGGGGAAGGGACCGACGGTCTTCGACCGGATTCTCGCGCTGAACATGTTCGGCACGAAGACCGTCCTCCTGATCGCCGCGATCGGGTTCGTGACGGGCCGGCCGCACTTCCTCGATGTCGGACTCCTGTACGCCCTCATCAACTTCATCGGCGTCATCGCGGTGCTGAGATTCTCGAAGTACGGGAACTTCGCGGACCCGGACCGCGAGAGGACGTCATGATCCTCGAGATCGTGAGTTCGGTACTCGTGATCGCCGGCGCGGTCTTCGCGGTCATCGGCGGGATCGGCATCGTCCGCCTGCCCGATTTCTTCTCTCGCATCCACGGCGCGGGGATCACGGACACGCTGGGTGCGGGGCTGATTCTGACCGGGCTGATGTTCCTCTCTCCCGACTGGACCGTGACGATGAAGCTCGTCGCGATCCTCGTCCTGCTCGGGATCACGAGCCCGACGGCCACCCACGCGCTCGCCAACGCGGCGCTCGAGACCGGGCTCCGGCCGGACGTCGATGAGACGGAGGAGGCGACATCGAGTTCATAGCCCTCGAGGTCCAGATCGTCACGGCGCTCCTCCTCACGCTTCTGTGTGCGACGGCGGTTGCGGTCGTGCGCATGCGCGGCCTGTTCGCCGCCGTGATGCTGATGGGGATCTTCAGCTTCCTCGGTGCCTCGTGGATGCTCCTGCTCGATGCTCCCGATGTCGCCTTCACGGAGGCCTCGGTCGGGGCCGGGATCTCGACCATCCTCGCGCTCGCGACGCTCGCACTGACGACGCGCAAGGCGAAGGTGCCCGTTCGACGACCCGCGCTCCCGCTGCTCATCGTCGCGGTCACCGGAGCGGCGCTCGTCTACGGGACGCTGGACATGCCCCATTTCGGCGATCCGGAGGCTCCGGCCAGCAACTACCCGCACCCGTCCTACGTCGAGCGCACGGAGGACGACATCCACGTGCCGAACGTCGTCACGGCGGTACTCGCGAGCTACCGGGGCTACGACACGCTCGGCGAGACCGTCGTGATCTTCACCGCCGGGATCGCCGTGCTGGCTCTCCTGCGGGGGAGCCGCAAACGCCAGCCCGCGGGCGGGGGAGGGGAGGACGCGCGATGACGGACCACACGATCCTGCGCGTCGTCAGCAAGCTCCTGCTGCCGTACGTCCTCCTCTTCGCCCTCTACGTGCAGTTCCACGGCGACTACGGTCCGGGCGGCGGATTCCAGGCGGGCGTGATCTTCGCGGCCGGCTTCGTGCTCTACGGCCTCATCTTCGGGCTCACCGCGGTGCGCCGCGTCGCCCCGGCCCGCATGGTCGAACTCGTCATCGCGACCGGCGTGCTCGTCTACGCGGGCACCGGGGTCGTGGCGATGCTCCTGGGCCGGAATTTCCTCGACTACGACGCCCTGAACCCCGCGCACCCCTCGACGGGGCAGCACTACGGGATCCTCGTCGTCGAACTGGGCGTCGGGATGACCGTCGCCGCGGTGATGATCGCGATCTATTCGACCTTCGCCGGGCGGGGGCGCGCATGACCGAAACCGTCCTCGGCCTCTACAACTACTGGGTCGTCATCTTCCTGATGATGATGGGGTTCTACATCGTCATTTCACGCGGCAACCTCATCAAGAAGGTCATCGGACTCAACATCTTCCAGAGCTCCGTCTTCCTCTTCTACATCACGGTCGGAAAGGTGAGCGGGGGCACGGCGCCGATCGTCGCCGAGGGATTCGAGGTCTACAGCAACCCGCTCCCGAGCGTCCTCATCCTGACCGCGATCGTCGTGGGCGTCGCGACGACCTCGGTCGCCCTTTCGCTCGTCGTGCGCATCCGCGAGGCGTACGAGACGATCGAGGAGGATGAAATCTACGCGCAGGACGAGGCTCGATGAGCCAGGCGCTCCAGGCGCAGTTGCCGGTCCTGCAGGTCCTCATCCCGCTTCTCGCGGCGCCGCTCTGCATCATCCTGCGGCGGCGGTCCCTGGTTCTCCCGTTCGCGACGGGCGTGTGCTGGCTCACCTTCCTCGTCTCCGTCTTCCTCCTGGGCGACGTGCTCGAGGCGGGCGTCATCAGCTACGAAATGGGAGGCTGGGCGGCCCCGTGGGGGATCGAGTACAGAGTCGACGCACTCGCCGCCTTCGTCCTCCTCTTCGTGTCCGGGATCGCCGCCCTCGTTCTGACCTACGCGCCGCGCAGCCTCACCGACGAGATTCCGGCCAGCCGGCACTATCTCTTCTGCACCCTCTACCTACTCTGCGTCACGGGGCTGCTCGGCATCGCGATCACCGGGGACCTGTTCAACGTCTTCGTCTTCCTCGAGGTCTCGGCGCTCTCGTCCTACGCTCTCATCGCGCTCGGGGGTCGCCGGCAGGCGTTGCCCGCGGCGTTCCAGTACCTCGTGATGGGCACGATCGGGGCCACGTTCATCCTCATCGGCATCGGCCTCATGTACCAGATGACGGGGACGCTGAACATGGCGGACATGGCGGAGCGGCTTCCCGCCGTGGAGGGCGTGCGGACCGCGCTCGTCGCCTTCGGCTTCCTCACCGTCGGGATCGCGCTCAAGATGGCGCTCTTCCCGCTCCACGTCTGGCTCCCCAACGCCTACTCGTACGCGCCATCGGTGGTAAGCGCCTTCATCGCGGCCACGGCCACGAAAGTCTCCGTCTACATCCTGCTGCGCTTCATGTTCAGCGTGTTCGGCCTCGAGTTCTCGTTCGAGCAGCTCGGACTCGGACGCGCGCTCATGCCGCTGGCCCTGGCCGGAATCTTCGTCGCCTCCACGGTGGCGATCTTCCAGCGCAACGTGAAACGCATGCTCGCCTACTCCTCGGTTGCGCAGATCGGCTACATGGTGCTCGGCATCAGCTTCGCGACCGCGACGGGGCTCACGGGCGGCATCGTCCACCTGTTCAACCACGCGCTCATCAAGGGTGGGCTCTTCATGGCGATGGGGTGCGTGATGCTGCAGCTGCACTCCGTCGACCTCGATGAAATGGCCGGGATCGGACGCGCGATGCCGTGGACGATGGCCGCATGGGCCCTCGGCGGTCTCGGCCTCATCGGGGTACCGGCGACGGCCGGTTTCATCAGCAAGTGGTACCTCATCCAGGCCGCGCTGGAACAGAACAGCCTCGTCGTCGCCGTCCTCCTGCTCCTCAGTTCGCTCCTCGCGCTCGTCTACGTGTGGCGCGTGGTCGAGATGGCCTTCTTCCATGAACCGAGCGCGCGGGCCCGCGAGGCGCGCGAGGCGCCGCTCGCCATGCTCGTTCCCACCTGGGTGTTGCTCGGGGCGACGGTGTTCTTCGGCATCTACACCCGGTACTCGGCGGGCGTGGCGGAGCAGGCGGCCGAAGCCGTGCTGCGGGGGCTCCCGTGAGCGGACTCGTGCCGCTGCACCTGGCGCTGGTCATCCCCCTCGCCGGTGCGGTGCTCATTGCCCTGTTCGGCCGGTGGCCCAACGTGCGGGAAGCCGTGACGCTCGCCACCGGCGTCGCCCTTTTCTGGTTCGTGACGTCGCTGCTGCCGCACGTCCTCGCCGGCGCCACCCCTGGGGTCCTGCTGGTTCGGCTCCTCCCCGGAGGCCTCTCCCTCGTGCTCCGGCTGGAGCCCCTCGGCATGCTCTTCGCCCTCGTGGCTTCCGGGCTCTGGATCGTTACTTCGCTGTATTCGATCGGCTACATGCGGGGACACGGAGAGGCGCACCAGACGCGGTTCTACGTCTGCTTCGCGGTCTCCATCTGCGCCGCCATGGGCGTGGCGCTCGCGGGCAACCTGCTCACGCTGTTCCTCTTCTACGAGGTGCTGACGCTCTCGACCTACCCGCTCGTCTCGCACCACGGGACGCGGAAGGCGATGAAGGGCGCCCGCACGTATCTGGGGATCCTCGTCACCACGTCCGTCGCGTTCCTCCTCCTGGCGGTGGCGTGGACCTGGGTCCTTGCTGGCACGCTCGACTTCCGCGTCGGGGGGATCCTGGCCGGCCGGGCGGAGGAAGGCATCCTCCTCATCCTCCTCGCGCTCTTCGTCTTCGGGACGGGGAAGGCCGCCCTCATGCCGGTCCACCGCTGGCTTCCCGCCGCCATGGTGGCGCCGACGCCGGTGAGCGCGCTCCTCCACGCGGTCGCGGTCGTGAAGGCCGGCGTGTTCACGATCATGAAGGTCGTCATCTACATCTTCGGCCTCGATCTGCTGACCGCGACGGGGATCAGCGTCTGGCTCATGTACGCCGCGGGCTTCACCGTCATCGCGGGTTCGCTCGTCGCCATGGCGCAGGACAACCTGAAACGGCGCCTCGCCTACTCCACGGTGAGCCAGCTCTCCTACATCGTCCTCGGAGCGGCGCTCGCGAACACCTGGGGCGTCGTCGGCGGCAGCATGCACATCGCGATGCACGCGTTCGGCAAGATCACGCTCTTCTTCTGCGCCGGCGCGATCTACGTCGCGGCGCACAAGACGGAGGTCAGCGACATGCGCGGGCTGGGCCGCGCGATGCCGATCACGATGGCGGCGTTTCTCATCGGCGCCCTAAGCGTCATCGGCGTCCCGCCCCTCGGCGGGAGCTGGAGCAAGTGGTATCTGGCGCTTGGCGCGCTCGACGCCGGGCAGATTCTATTCGTCGCCGTCCTCATGGTCAGCTCGCTGCTGAACATCGCGTACCTCGTGCCGATCCCCATCCGGGCGTTCTTCTCGAAACCCGCCGACGGATCGGAGCCGCCGCGCTTCAGGGAGGCGCCGGCATTCTGCGTCGCGGCGCTCTCCTTCACGGCGCTCGGCTGCATCGTCCTCTTCTTCCTCGCGGACGATGTGTATCGCCTGCTCATCCCCCTGGGCGGAGGGTAAGACATGGCCTCTGGCAAGCGCGATATGAGCGGGGAGGTGAAGGACCGGGGCAGGCACTACTTCGACGACCCGAAGCGCTGGAAGCGCCTCATCGCGATCCTGATCGTGGCGTGCGCCGTCGTCTTCGCGCTCGACATCGCGAACCCGATCCTCTACAGACTGACAGGCTTCGAGTTGCGCCACCCGGAGCGCAGCTGGGAGGGTTTCCCCGAGTTCTACGCCGTTTACGGGTTCCTCGCCTACACGGCGATCGTCTACACCGCGAAGCTGCTCCGGAAGGGCGTGATGCGGGACGAGGACTACTATGATCGGTAGCCTTCCTCCCGCGGCGGTGATGATCCTCGGGGCGCTCTTCGTGCCCCTGCTCCGGGGTCGTGCGCGTACGGGCTGGGTCCTTCTCCTGCCCGTCGCGAGCCTCGCCGCACTTCTCTCGCTGGGGGAAGGGGAGTTCGGGCAGGTCTCGATCTTCTCCTACGAGCTGACCCTCGTCCGCATCGACGGGCTGAGCCGGATCTTCGGGTGGCTCTTCCACATCGCCGCCTTCATCGGACTCATCTTCGCCCGGCGCGGAGGAAGCGCGCTCGAGGACACTTCGGCGCTGGTCTATGCGGGTGCCGCGATAGGAGCCGTCCAGGCCGGCGACCTGATCACGCTCTTCGTCTTCTGGGAACTCCTGGCGCTGAGTTCCGTCTTCCTCGTGTGGGCGCGCCGCACGGAACGTTCGTACCGGGCGGGCATCCGCTACCTCATCGTCCAGGTCGGATCGGGCGTCATCCTGCTCGCCGGTATCATCGCCCACGCGCGCGCCACGGGGTCGGTCGCCTTCGACCACATGGGGACGGAGACGCTGGGCGGGAAGCTGATCCTGCTCGGAATCGGGATCAAGGCGGCCTTCCCGCTGCTCCACAACTGGCTCACGGACGCCTACCCGGAGGCCACCTACAGCGGGGCCGTCTTCCTCAGCGCCTTCACGACGAAGGTCGCCGTCTACACCCTGGCGCGGGGATACCAGGGCGAGGATCTGCTGATCTGGGTCGGCGTGGTGATGACGATGTTCCCGATCTTCTACGCCGTGATCGAGAACGATCTGCGCCGGGTCCTCGGCTACAGCATGATCAATCAGATCGGCTTCATGGTGTGCGGCGTCGGGATCGGCACCGAGATGGCCATGAACGGGGCCGTCGCGCACGCCTTCAACGACGTGCTTTTCAAGGGACTCCTCTTCATGTCGACCGGCGCGCTGCTCTATCGCACCGGTACGACGAAGTGCAGCGAGCTGGGCGGACTCTACAAGAGCATG
This is a stretch of genomic DNA from Candidatus Palauibacter polyketidifaciens. It encodes these proteins:
- the lptE gene encoding LPS assembly lipoprotein LptE, with the protein product MSCRFRSGAMVAIAMLTVLAGCYSFSGGGGLPSHMRTVWVAPIENESTQFGIAESLMDELLTAARQRLGLRLSSEEEADAVITAQIRRYNDEAVNFDAVGGVGADVFQRRVTVSVSVEILDVAENLIIWGNQSLTGTGEYEPGNETEDQALIVALENLVQQIVDGAQSQW
- a CDS encoding Na+/H+ antiporter subunit E, coding for MTYAAGLVAILAGVWLLLSGYFDKPLLLGLGAVSVALVVFISLRMRIVDDEGLPVQLPAGLVRYLPWLVIEIVKANVDVALRIIRPDLPIRPRVIRVRAGQRTDVGRVIYANSITLTPGTVTIDTEGDHITIHALTEEAAAGVLSGEMDRRVTRVEGHG
- a CDS encoding monovalent cation/H+ antiporter complex subunit F — its product is MILAAAVAAIIVTMGLALVRAGKGPTVFDRILALNMFGTKTVLLIAAIGFVTGRPHFLDVGLLYALINFIGVIAVLRFSKYGNFADPDRERTS
- the mnhG gene encoding monovalent cation/H(+) antiporter subunit G, with product MILEIVSSVLVIAGAVFAVIGGIGIVRLPDFFSRIHGAGITDTLGAGLILTGLMFLSPDWTVTMKLVAILVLLGITSPTATHALANAALETGLRPDVDETEEATSSS
- a CDS encoding DUF4040 domain-containing protein, whose amino-acid sequence is MRGLFAAVMLMGIFSFLGASWMLLLDAPDVAFTEASVGAGISTILALATLALTTRKAKVPVRRPALPLLIVAVTGAALVYGTLDMPHFGDPEAPASNYPHPSYVERTEDDIHVPNVVTAVLASYRGYDTLGETVVIFTAGIAVLALLRGSRKRQPAGGGGEDAR
- a CDS encoding Na(+)/H(+) antiporter subunit B, with the translated sequence MTDHTILRVVSKLLLPYVLLFALYVQFHGDYGPGGGFQAGVIFAAGFVLYGLIFGLTAVRRVAPARMVELVIATGVLVYAGTGVVAMLLGRNFLDYDALNPAHPSTGQHYGILVVELGVGMTVAAVMIAIYSTFAGRGRA
- a CDS encoding cation:proton antiporter subunit C, whose product is MTETVLGLYNYWVVIFLMMMGFYIVISRGNLIKKVIGLNIFQSSVFLFYITVGKVSGGTAPIVAEGFEVYSNPLPSVLILTAIVVGVATTSVALSLVVRIREAYETIEEDEIYAQDEAR
- a CDS encoding monovalent cation/H+ antiporter subunit D family protein, whose translation is MSQALQAQLPVLQVLIPLLAAPLCIILRRRSLVLPFATGVCWLTFLVSVFLLGDVLEAGVISYEMGGWAAPWGIEYRVDALAAFVLLFVSGIAALVLTYAPRSLTDEIPASRHYLFCTLYLLCVTGLLGIAITGDLFNVFVFLEVSALSSYALIALGGRRQALPAAFQYLVMGTIGATFILIGIGLMYQMTGTLNMADMAERLPAVEGVRTALVAFGFLTVGIALKMALFPLHVWLPNAYSYAPSVVSAFIAATATKVSVYILLRFMFSVFGLEFSFEQLGLGRALMPLALAGIFVASTVAIFQRNVKRMLAYSSVAQIGYMVLGISFATATGLTGGIVHLFNHALIKGGLFMAMGCVMLQLHSVDLDEMAGIGRAMPWTMAAWALGGLGLIGVPATAGFISKWYLIQAALEQNSLVVAVLLLLSSLLALVYVWRVVEMAFFHEPSARAREAREAPLAMLVPTWVLLGATVFFGIYTRYSAGVAEQAAEAVLRGLP
- a CDS encoding monovalent cation/H+ antiporter subunit D family protein gives rise to the protein MSGLVPLHLALVIPLAGAVLIALFGRWPNVREAVTLATGVALFWFVTSLLPHVLAGATPGVLLVRLLPGGLSLVLRLEPLGMLFALVASGLWIVTSLYSIGYMRGHGEAHQTRFYVCFAVSICAAMGVALAGNLLTLFLFYEVLTLSTYPLVSHHGTRKAMKGARTYLGILVTTSVAFLLLAVAWTWVLAGTLDFRVGGILAGRAEEGILLILLALFVFGTGKAALMPVHRWLPAAMVAPTPVSALLHAVAVVKAGVFTIMKVVIYIFGLDLLTATGISVWLMYAAGFTVIAGSLVAMAQDNLKRRLAYSTVSQLSYIVLGAALANTWGVVGGSMHIAMHAFGKITLFFCAGAIYVAAHKTEVSDMRGLGRAMPITMAAFLIGALSVIGVPPLGGSWSKWYLALGALDAGQILFVAVLMVSSLLNIAYLVPIPIRAFFSKPADGSEPPRFREAPAFCVAALSFTALGCIVLFFLADDVYRLLIPLGGG
- a CDS encoding Na(+)/H(+) antiporter subunit D; translation: MIGSLPPAAVMILGALFVPLLRGRARTGWVLLLPVASLAALLSLGEGEFGQVSIFSYELTLVRIDGLSRIFGWLFHIAAFIGLIFARRGGSALEDTSALVYAGAAIGAVQAGDLITLFVFWELLALSSVFLVWARRTERSYRAGIRYLIVQVGSGVILLAGIIAHARATGSVAFDHMGTETLGGKLILLGIGIKAAFPLLHNWLTDAYPEATYSGAVFLSAFTTKVAVYTLARGYQGEDLLIWVGVVMTMFPIFYAVIENDLRRVLGYSMINQIGFMVCGVGIGTEMAMNGAVAHAFNDVLFKGLLFMSTGALLYRTGTTKCSELGGLYKSMPKTAGLCIVGAASISAFPLFSGFVSKSMVMAAALEQNLDVVWLFLLFASAGVLHHAGIKIPFYGFFGPDSGIRTKEAPTTMLIAMGMAAFLCVFNGAFPTLFLYPNLPYEVTYVPFTSAHVISQLQLLFFAVLAFVWLRLSDREPHELPSTNLDADWFYRRFGRSLALAAGGVASRLRDAVAARSVAAAGSAIGSARRYMGPTGVWGRTWPTGTNVIWVAILLLVFLLLYYASTPVASVPPLP